CAGCCGTACTGGAACGCCGAGGCTACGATGCTCATGCACACCCGGGGCGTGCTGGTGATGACGCCGGACTCGGCGATGGTGCTCACCGGCAAGCAGTCGCTGGACTTCTCCGGTGGGGTGTCCGCCGAGGACAACTTCGGCATCGGCGGCTACGACCGGGTGATGGGACCGAACGGGCAGGCGCAGTACTGGGCGCCGAACCTGCCGGCCGCACGGGACGTGCTGATGGCGCACTACGACCACACGTACGTCGCGCCGGGTGAGCAGGCGCCGCGGCGGGCCAGCACCACCGACCCCGTGGACCGCGACATCTCCACCTTCCCGCACGACATGCCGGGCAGCGCCTTCGCCACCGTCGGCGAGATCTTCTCCGCCGAGGCCAACCCGGAACGCAAGAAGCCGTTCGACATCCGGACCGTGATGCGGGCGCTGTCCGACCAGGACCACCCGGTGCTGGAGCGCTGGGCGGGCATGGCCGACGCGGAGACCGCGGTGGTGCAGGACGTACACCTCGGCGGAATCCCCGTGTGCCTGCTCGGCATCGAGTCGCGAGCCGTGCCACGGCGCGGCTTCCCGCCCACCGACGGCCCGGACACCTACACGGCGGGCACGTTGTTCCCCCGCTCGTCGAAGAAGGCCGCGCGGGCGATCAACGCGGCCAGCGGTAACCGGCCGCTGGTGGTGCTGGCGAACCTGTCCGGCTTCGACGGCTCACCGGAGTCGATGCGCAAGCTGCAGTTGGAGTACGGCGCCGAGATCGGCCGGGCGATCGTGAACTTCCGCGGGCCCATCGTCTTCTGCGTGATCTCGCGGTACCACGGCGGCGCGTTCGTGGTGTTCTCCAAGGCGTTGAACCCGAACATGACCGTCCTGGCGTTGGAAGGCTCGTACGCCTCGGTCCTCGGCGGCGCTCCCGCCGCCGCGGTGGTGTTCTCCGCCGACGTCAACGCCCGTACGGCGGCCGACCCCCGGGTGCGGGACCTGGAGACCCGCGTGGCGGCCGCGGCCGGCACCGCACGCGCCGCGTTGACCGCGGAACTCGACGAGCTGCGCGCCTCGGTGCGCGCGGAGAAGCTCGGCGAGGTCGCCGCGGAGTTCGACCGGGTGCACAACATCCAGCGTGCCGTCGAGGTCGGCTCGGTGGACGCCGTCATCCGCGCCGCCGAACTGCGTCCGCGCATCATCGACGCCATCGAGTCGCGCCTGCCGTAGGAGGGGCGAGCGAGCGGGCGGGCCGCGAAGAGGCGGCCCGCCCGCTGCTGCTGCGCCGGTCAGCCGGTCTGACCGGCCTTGTCGACGACGGTGAGGGCCTGCACGGACGAGGTGCCCGAGGTGCCGAGGAAGGCGTAGGTCTCCGCGTCGAAGACCAGGACGATGTCCCCCTCACCCCTCGTCGACGGCCAGGCGATGCCGATGCCGGACCGGCCCGCGCCGTCGGTGACGTTCTCGACGGTGCGCAGACCCGGCACCGCTGCCGCGGCCTCGTACAGCGCGGCCCGTGACGCCGGCCGCAGATAGCTCTCGGCGAAGTACATGACGTCCTTGCCGGCGGCGTTCACCGAACCGGGTTCGCCGCTGCCGTGCGTGGCCAGGTAGGCGCGCATGGCCGTTGCGTCGGTCGGCATGTCGGGGCGGTACGCGGGTTCCGGGGTGCACGGCTCGGTCCGGCCCGGTAGCACCTCACCGCCCTTCACCAGGGCGGCCCGCCCGTCGCGGCAGCCCGGAACGGGTGTTTCCGTGCGCTTGCCCGCGGCGGACTCCCGCACCAGGCCGTCGCGGGTGCCGTCCACCGACAGCCAGCTCTCATGGATCGACGGACCGTCCTGGGTGCGGCGGTAGATGAACTGGTCGGCCCGGGGGGTGGCGTCCGGCACCTGGAGCGCCGCCGTCGCCGCGCTGCGCAGCACCTGGGTGGCGTCGGCCCGGGCGGCCGGGGCGTCACCGCCGAACTGGTCGGGGGCGAGCACGAGCACCGAGGTGACCGCCGCGGCGACACCCGCCGCCGCCACCCCACCGAGCACTCCCCGCCAGCTCCGTCGGGTCGGACGCCGGATCGTGGTGGGAGCGGGGGTGGCCGCGGCCATCAGTCGGTTGCGGGCCGGGGACAACGTCTCGGGGGTCGCCGGCGGGGTCTCCGCGCCGAGTTGCCGGAGCAGTTGCAGGTCATCCATTACGCGACATCTCCTCGATGGTGTTGACGGGGTCGCTGCCGAGCGTCTCGCGGAGCAGCTTGCGGGCGCGGTGGAGTCGTGACCGCACGGTGCCGACCGGGATCGCCAGGGCGCTGGCCGCTTCCTCGTAGGTCAGTTCCTCCCAGGCGATCAGCAGCAGGACGTCGCGATCGCCGGTGGAGAGCTGGGCCAGGGCGTCGAACAGCAGGTGGCGTAGCGACTGCGCGGTGACCACGGTGCTGACCCGGTCGGCGTGCGACGCCTCGTTCAGCGCCGGGACGTACGCCTGCCGCAGCCGGTATTCGCGTTCCTCCTCGCGCCGGTGCTGGCCGACGAGGTTGGTGGCGATCCCGTACAGCCACGGCCGGGCGTCCGGGTAGGCGGTGTCGAACCGGTCCCGACGGCGGAACGCCGCCAGGAACGTGTCGGCGACCAGATCGTCCGCGATCCCGGCGCCGAGCCGCCTGGCCAGGTAGCGGTGGATGTACGGGGCGTGCCGGTCGAAGATCACCGCGAAGCTCTCGGGGGTCCGGAGGGACCGTTGGATGACCGCCGCGTCGGTGAGTGATCCGACGTCGACGGTCTCGACTCGTTTCCAGCGATGCATGCACGACCTCTCGTAGTGCCGGGAATCATCACCTGTTATCCGCAGGCGGGGGCGAAAGGGTTCACGGGTCGGTACCGGCGCCGGCGGAGGACACGCGGCAGGGTGGGCGTCGCCTCCGCCCGGTGCGCAGCCCGCACCCGCAGCGGCCATCGCTGCCGCCCGCCTCAGCTCAGCTCTCGTCGCGCTGTCGCCCGCCGCCGCAGGACGCCGCCGACCAGGATCACCGCGCCCGCGCCGATGCCGGCCAGCAGCAGCGGCACCGCCGTGAGACGCCACGGCCACCGGGGACCGCGCAGCTCCGCGTCCGGCACCGGGTACTGCACGGACTTGGCGACCCAGCGAGCGGTGGCGACGTCGTACGTGCCGGCGATGTCGCGCAGCGCGCCGTCGAAGGGGAACTCGCCGGCACGGTGCAGCACGACCACGGGGATCGACGGGTCGCCCAGGACGGCGTGCGGATCGGACGGACCGCCGGGCACCAGCACCCGGTCGTAGCCCGGCTCCGTCGCGTTCCAGGCGGATCGGGGCAGGAATGTCAGGCCGTGGCGTGACCGGACGGCCCGGCCGTCGACGCTGAACGCCCGGAGGCGGGCCAGGTAGGACAGTTCGGTGTAGGGCCGGAAGGCGGCGGCCAGTTCGATCTCTCCCACGCCGTCGGTCAGCAGCACGCCGGTCGTCGGCCGATCCCATCGATAGGCGGCGCTCAGCAGTGCCACCAGGTCACGTGGCTCCGGTTCCTCGGCCGCGACGGTGACCGCGCCGCCGGGCCGGTAGCCGGACCAGTGCAGCGCCCGGGACACCCGTTCGGCCTCCGAGGCGCCGATGAGCCGTTCCACGACGCGCAGCGCACCGTCGATCCCGGACAGCACCCCCGCGGTGGTGATGATGTCGCCGTCGTCGACGAACCGGACACCGCCGGTCCAGCCCACGTCCGGCTCGCCGCGGCGCAGCCCGATCAGCTTGAGCCAGTGCGAGGTGGCCGGGCGGCCGTCGAGGAACCCGGCGTCGGCGAGCACCTCGGCGCCCACGCACACGCTCATCAGGAGCGGGGCTGCCGTGCGGCGCTGCGCCCGTAGCCACTGCACCACCTCGGCCGTGGGACCTTCGAGTTGCGGCACGACGATGACGTCCGGCTGCGCCGGGGCCTGGGCAGCCAGGTCCGCGAAGCTCAGGTCGGGTACGAGGTCCAGGCCGCCCGTCAGTGTCACCGGCTCCGATGTCGGCGCCACGGTCACCACGTTGAACCGGCCGGTCGCCGCGAACACCTCGTACGGGGCGAGTGTGTCGGCGACGTTGGCGCCCGCCGAGGCCAGCACGATGGCCACGGTGGGCCGGCCCGGATCCAGGACGGGCGCCGGACGCTCGGGCAGCGCGACGTCCGGCGTCGGGACGCGCCGGGGGTGGATCTCGCCGGTCGACCGCAGGACGCCCGGCGTCCCGACGGCGGTGGGCACCACGAGCGCCGCCACCATGACGACGACGATGTACGCGATGCGGTGGCGCATGGGTCACGGCTCCTCGCTGGCACTGACGGACGGGGGTGGGGTGCGCCCGGTGCGGCGCCAAGGTCAGCAGCGGCCGAGTCGGTGGCGACGGCGCAGGAGCACGGCGAGCATGGCGATCAGCATGAGCACGTGCACCGCGACCATGAACGCCGTCGGCCCGATCACCTCGGTCCACACCAGAGGCAGCAGGACGACGGGGACGTACATCGCCGCGCACATCTCGAGGATCGCGGCCCGAGGGTGGCGGCGGACGCGCATCCAGACGGCCATGCCGACGGCCATGTCCGTGGCCATCAACAGCAACGCGGTGCCGGGACGCTCGACGAACGAGACGGTGAGTCCGTTCAACGAGCGCAGACCGCCGATCACCGCCATGCCGACGGCCATCGCGATGACCATCTCGACGTAGTGGCGGACCAGTGGGCGCACGACGCGCGCGGCTGCGTGGCGGCTGCGGGTGGGGGTGGTCGGGTTCGTGGGTGCCATGAGCCCACGGTGCGCGTCGGGCGGTCGTCGAGGCGATGCTCGGAGGGGGAGTGGTCCGAATACCTGGGGTGGCTGTCGTACGGACATGTCGCCTGCGGGACCGGGCGAGACGTAGCGTGACAGCGTGGGGACCACACGTCGTGTTCTGGTCGTCGGCTATCCCGCAGCCGAACTGCTCGACATCGCCTGCGTCACGGCGTCGCTGCAGATGGCGAACTACCTGCGGGGGCAGGCGATCTACGGGCTCCGGTTGGCCTCACCCGGCGGCGCCGCGGTCCGCACCGCGACCGGGCTGGTGGTCAACGCCGAGATCGCCCTCGAGCGGGCTCGTGGCCCGTTGGACACGCTCGTCGTCTCGGGTGGGATCGGCTACGTGGACGCGATGCAGGACGAGCGGCTCGTCGCCCACGTCCGCCGACTCGGCCGGGAGGCGCGCCGGGTGGCGTCGGTGTGCACCGGCGCCGGCGTGCTGGCTGCGGCGGGACTGCTCGACGGGCGGCGGGCCGCGACGCACTGGCACCACGCGGCGTACCTGCAGGCGCGGTTTCCGCAGGTGGCGTTCGACAGCGATCCCATCTTCATCAGCGAGGGCGACGTCTGCACATCGGCGGGTGTGACGGCAGCGCTGGACCTCATGTTGGCGTTCATCGAGGCCGACGAGGGTCCGGCGCTGGCCCGAGACGTGTCCCGCCATCTGGTGACCTATCTCCAGCGGCCCGGCAACCAGGCACAGATGAGCATCTTCACGGCCCCGCCCGCGATCAGGCACTCGCTGGTGCGCGAGAGCGTCTCGTACATCTCGTCGCACCTCGGCGAGGATCTCTCGGCCGAGGCGCTGGCACGGCTCGCCGGTGTCAGCCAGCGGCATCTCGCCCGGCTGTTCCTCAAGGAGATCGGCCTGACACCGGCCCGGTTCGTACGGCGGGCCAGGGTGGAAGCGGCGGGGCACCTGCTGACCAGGACCGACCTGACGGTCGAGGCGATAGCCGGCCGCTGCGGCTTCGGGACCGCCGAGGCCCTGCGCCAGGCGTTTCTCGACACCTACGGCGTGTCGCCGTCGCACTACCGTGCCACCGGGTCGACGTCCGGCGGCCGGACGGGCGCCACGGCGCCGCCGGACGGGCGTCAGGGTGGGGTGTCGTCCGGGTCCGCCGGCCCGGTGCCACGCCCGACCCGATCGACCCGACACGCGCCGCCCGTCGCTCCTGGCGACCGCCCTGGGGCGTCCTGAGCAGGCGCCGTCGCTGCGCGACGGTGGACCGGACCGATGATCGACTCGGCTGGTCCGGTGCCGGCGCTCGACCGCCGGGGCCCGGACATCGACTCGGTGTTCATCCTCGCCCTCGGCGTGATCGCCGCGCTCAACCAGATCGGCGTGGCCACCACCGTCGTCACCCCGTCCTGATCGCCGCGCTCGCCACCGTCGCCGGCATCCTCATCGTGGGTGTCGGTGGCGGCCTGGTTCGGGTCGGCGGGTGACAGGACGCCGCCGACGTGGCAACCTACCGGTCGGTAACGTCGTCGGCGGAAGGCAGTGACATGACGGACGTGGCGGACTCCAGGTGGCAGGAGCCGGCGGCGCTCGACCCGGCCGTCGTGCGCCGCGCCTGGCGGGTGGCCGAACCCCTGCACGCGATGATCTACTTCGTGCCGGAGGCGCACGAGCGGTACGCCGCACTCGGTGTCCCCGAGCCGGCCGGCTACTTCGCCTCCCGGGCGGCTGCCCTGGGACCGGTCGGACCGGGACCGGTGGTCGCCAGCTTCTTCAACTTCAACCCGGACCTGGTCGCCCGGGTGCTGCCGGCCGCCTGGGAGCGGACGACGCCGGCGGCCGTGCTGGCCGCCCGGCTGGAGGCCGCCGACGCCGCGCTGACCCGCGCTCTCGGCGACGCGGTGCACGGCCCGGAGATGGTCGAGGCCGCCGAACTGCTCCGTCGCGCCGCCGAGTCCGCCGCCGCCCACCCCGAGGGACGGCCACTGTTCGCCGCCCACGCCGCGCTGCCCTGGCCGGACCAGCCGCACCTGATCCTGTGGCAGGCCCAGACGATGGTGCGGGAGTTTCGCGGCGACGGGCACGTGGCCGCCCTGGTGCTGGCGGAGCTGACCGGACTGGAGGCGCTGGTGCTGCACGCCGCGTCCGGCGAGGTGCCGGTCCGCTTCCTGCGCCGTACCCGGGGCTGGAGCAGCGCGCAGTGGGCCGACGCGGTCGAGCGGTTGCGCGGGCGCGGGTTGATCGAAGGCGACGAGCCGAGGCTGAGCGATCGCGGACGGGCACAGCGGGCGTGGATCGAGGCAGCGACCGACCGTCTCGCCACGTCCGCGTACACCGTGCTCGGCGCCGACGGGTGCGCCCGCCTCGCCGAGTTGACCCGGCCGATGAGCCGGGCCGTGGTCGATGCCGGACTGCTCGACGTCGACAACGCCGTGCCCCCGCGTGCCGACCGGGTGGCGTCCCGCTCGACGTGACCCGGGACGACCGCGCCGGTGCCGGCTGTCGCCTGCCGCGCTGACGTCAGCGGCGAGGTCCGGCCGCGACCGGGCCGTGCCGGTGTCGGGACGGGACGCCGTCCGGGGTCGACGCGTGCCGTCAGTGGACCAGTTCGGCGATCTGGCGCAGCTGCCGTGGGCTGCCCGAGACCAGCAGGCTGGTGATCACGGTCTCGCGCCACCGCTGCATCTCGTCCTTGATCTTCGCGGCCGGCCCGATCAGTGCGATGTCCTGCACCAGCGCGGTCGGCACCGCGGCGACGGCCGCCTGCTTGTCGCCCGCCAGGTACGCCTCGGTGATGAGGTCGCACTCCCGCTCGTACCCGAGGCGGGCGATGACGTCGCGGTGGAAGTTCGTCGACCTGGCTCCCATGCCGCCGACGTACAGGGCGACGAAGGGTCGGATCCGGTCGGCCGCCCGCTCCACGTCGTCGTCGACGACGATCGGCACCGTCGCGGCGACCTCGAACTCGTCCGGCGTGCGGCGGGCGCCCGGTCGGGCGAAGCCCTCGGCCAGCGCGGCCCGGTAGAAGCCGTCCGCCTTGGGGGAGAAGAACAGGGGCAGCCAGCCGTCGGCGATCTCGGCGGCCAACGCCACGTTCTTGGGTCCTTCGGCCGCCAGGTAGATCGGGAGGTCGGTGCGCAGCGGATGGACGGTGGACTTCAGGGGCTTGCCCAGGCCGGTGCCGCCGCGATGCGGAAGCTGATGGAAGTCGCCGTCGTACTGCACCGGGCCACTGCGGGCCAGGACGGCGCGGACGATGTCGATGTACTCGCGGGTGCGGGCCAGCGGCCGTGGGTACGGCTGGCCGTACCAGCCCTCCACGACCTGCGGGCCGGAGGCGCCGAGCCCGAGGATGAACCGACCGCCGGAGAGGTGGTCGAGGGTGAGCGCCGCCATCGCCGCGGCGGTCGGCGTGCGGGCCGACATCTGCATGATGTTGGTGCCCAGCCGCACCCGGGAGGTGCTGGCGCCCCACCAGGCGAGCGGGGTCAGGCAGTCCGACCCGTACGCCTCGGCGGCCCAGACCGAGTCGAAGCCGAGCCGGTCGGCCTCGGCGATGGCCTCCACGACGCCGGCGGGCGGGCCGGAGGACCAGTACCCGGTGGTGTATCCGAGCTTCATCGCACGACCTTTCGTGTCACGGGGCGATGCCGTCCGCGGTGAGGCCGGCGACGACCGCCTCGCTCAACGTGGTGACGGCGGACAGGGGGCGGACCATGACGGTGAACTCCTGGATCAGGCCGTCGTCGTCGAGCTGGAGCAGGTCGAGGCCGTGGATCTGCCGGCCCCGGACGGTCGCCCGGAAGATGAGGACGTGCGACTCGACCGGCCGGCCCGCCGTGCCGATCTCGACCTCACCGGCCAACTGGCCGACGTACCGGAAGTCCTCGAACGTACGCAGGAGCACGCCGAGGAGCCCGTGGACGGTCCGGGCCCCCTCGAGCGGCGTGAACTTCACCGGGCTGAAGAAGCGCACGTCCGGGCTGAACAGCCCGTCGAACGCGGCGAGATCGCCGGCCTCGACGGCGGCACGGAACCGCTCGACTGTCGTCACGACCGCCCCCTCTATAGTCAACGATAGGAGTAGTCATATCACTGACTATGGGGCGAGGGAAGTGGGAGGTGTGACCGATGGCGCTGCGCCACGCCGTGCTGGCGGCCCTGCTCGACGGCGAGTTCAGCGGCTACCAGCTGGCCAAGATCTTCGATGTGTCGCTGTCGAACTTCTGGTACGCGGTGCCCCAGCAGCTCTACGCCGAGCTGGCCAAGCTGGAGCGCGAGGGGCTGATCGTGGGCCGGCAGGTCATCCAGCGGGACCGGCCCAACAAGCGCCTGTTCACGGTCACCGACGCCGGCCTCGCGGAGCTGGCCGCGTTCACCGCGACGCCGTCGAAGCCGTCGTCCATCCGTGAGGACCTGCTCGTCATGGTCCAAGCCGTCGACCGGCTGGACCCGGGCCCGGTCATCGCCCAGCTCGAGGAGCGCGCGGTCACCGCGGCGGCGAAGGTGGAGATCTTCGACCAGATGCTCCGACGGCTGCGTGGCGAACTGGACGAGGAGACGTTCCTGCGCGAGGGCGACCGCATCGGGCCGTACCTGACGTGCCTGCGTGGCCGCCGGTTCGAGCAGGAGAACCGCGAGTGGTGCGAGCAGACCGCCGCGCTGCTGCGCGCCCGGGCGCCACTGCCGGGCTGACCCCGCCACCCCGTGCCGGCGCGCGGGACGGACCGCTGCCCGCCAGGTGCCGCAGCGGATGTCGGACGCCGCGCGGGTCGGCTGTCGGACAGGCCGCCTTGCACCGTGATGCCACCCTTGGCGCGGCCGGCGATCGACGCGGCCTCGACGACTGCCGGGAGCGTGGATGAAGATCGCCGTACGTGAGATCGCAAGCCTGGTGATCGGCACGATCGGCATCGTGCTGCTGGGTGCCGGGCTGAACCACGTGCTCGACATCGGCAGTTGCGCCTCGGGTGGGTCGTATGCCGTCGCACGTCCCTGCCCCGAGGGCACGGCGGTCTGGTTCTGGCTGGCGCTGACCGGTGCGCTGATGTGGATCCTGGGCATCATCGTGAGCGAGCAGAACTTCTCCGCACCGGGCGCCGGGCAGATCCTGTGGACGGCCGGCTTCGCCGGCGGCGGCGTCGCCCTGCTGGTCAAGGTGCTCGTCCAGCCGTCGATGCCGCCGGACGCGCGGCTCGGCGCGTCCATCGTGGCCGCGGTGTTCATTCCGATGGGCCTGGTCGTCGGGGTCGTCGGGCTCGTGCAACTCGTCCGGCAGCGGCGGACGACCGACGGTGCCCGCACCGGTGCCCCACGGCGTCGAGGCGCACCGACGGGTGCCGCGCCCGACCGCTGGTCACGATTCAAGGCCCTGAACGACCTGCGGAGCACCGGCGCGCTCACGCGCGAGGAGTTCGACGCGCTCAAGGCCGACCTGACCGGCGGCCGGCCGGGCGGTCGGCGGCAACCGGCGACCGACCGCGTCGCCCTGATCCGGCAACTGGCCGACAGGCGGGCCTCGGGAGCCCTGAGTGGGGACGAGTTCGAGGCCGGCAAGCGCAGCGTCCTGCGCGGTGAGCGAACCGACTCGCTCGACCGGTGACGTCGACGCCCGGCCGCCGGTCAGGCGGTGTCGACGATCCGGTTCTCCCAGGCCCAGGCGGCGATCTCGACGCGATTGCGCAGACCGAGCTTCGTCTGGATGGTCGACACGCGATCCGTCTCGGTCTCGGCGCGCTGGTCGCGGCGATCGGCCTATGGGGCGTCCAGCGGCGGGTCACCTAGGCGGTACCTCGTCGATCGGGACGACCGGGAACACCGCTCTCTCGGACGTCCACAGCCGGCCCTGCGCCACAGGCACGCGCGCCCGGCTCGCTCAGCGGAGGAGAGAAGGCACCGGTAAGAATCGGCCCCCCGGGCGCAGTACCTGGTGACGAGACACCTTCGGTGAAGGAGAAGGAGCCAGTGACGCATGCCGAACCAGACGAGCGGTTCACCGCCCTCTACCACGCGCACCACTCCCAGGTGTACGCGTACGCGGTGAGCCGGGCGGGACGCAAGCTCGCCGACGACGTGGTCGGGGAAACCTTCCTGGTGGCCTGGCGCAGGTGGGACGCCGTACCTGCCGTACCGCTGCCGTGGCTGCTGGGCGTGGCCCGCAATGTGATCCGCGAACGCTACCGCGACGACATCCGCCAGGCGAGCCTCGCCACCGAGCTGCGCGCGTGGGTCGTGGAGGCGGACGCCGACATCGCCGACAGCGTCGCCGAACGTGCAGCGATGCTGGCCGCGCTCGCGGGCCTCGCCGAGGACGACCGGGAGGTGTTGACGCTGACGGCGTGGCAGGGCCTGTCCGCCAAGGCTGCGGCCCGCGTCGTCGGCTGCTCGACCGCGACGTTCTTCGTACGCCTGCACCGGGCCCGCAGACGCCTGGAACAGGCCATGTCCGACGCCGTCGGGGTGGACCGTCACCGCCCCGTCCGCCTTCCCGATCAGGAGTACGCCCGATGAGTCACCGTGACACCCTGCACGCGCTGGCCGAGGCCCGTCCCCGCAGCCTCGACCCCTCCGGCCGGTCGGACCCCGCCCTGATCACGGCGCATCCCCGGCCCGAATCCAGCACCGGCACCGCGCGGCGGCCGGTGCGCCCGCTCGTGCTCGCGGGCGCGCTGCCCGCGGTGGCGCTCGCCGCGGCGGGCGCCATCCTGCTGAACAACGCGCCCGGGGCGCCCCTGGACCAGCCGGCGGTGTCGTCGCCCGCCCCGGTCGACGTGTCCGCCGACGCCGGCGGCCTGCTGCTGGTCGCCGCCGGACACAGC
This genomic interval from Micromonospora coxensis contains the following:
- a CDS encoding DJ-1/PfpI family protein, with amino-acid sequence MRHRIAYIVVVMVAALVVPTAVGTPGVLRSTGEIHPRRVPTPDVALPERPAPVLDPGRPTVAIVLASAGANVADTLAPYEVFAATGRFNVVTVAPTSEPVTLTGGLDLVPDLSFADLAAQAPAQPDVIVVPQLEGPTAEVVQWLRAQRRTAAPLLMSVCVGAEVLADAGFLDGRPATSHWLKLIGLRRGEPDVGWTGGVRFVDDGDIITTAGVLSGIDGALRVVERLIGASEAERVSRALHWSGYRPGGAVTVAAEEPEPRDLVALLSAAYRWDRPTTGVLLTDGVGEIELAAAFRPYTELSYLARLRAFSVDGRAVRSRHGLTFLPRSAWNATEPGYDRVLVPGGPSDPHAVLGDPSIPVVVLHRAGEFPFDGALRDIAGTYDVATARWVAKSVQYPVPDAELRGPRWPWRLTAVPLLLAGIGAGAVILVGGVLRRRATARRELS
- a CDS encoding SHOCT domain-containing protein, which produces MKIAVREIASLVIGTIGIVLLGAGLNHVLDIGSCASGGSYAVARPCPEGTAVWFWLALTGALMWILGIIVSEQNFSAPGAGQILWTAGFAGGGVALLVKVLVQPSMPPDARLGASIVAAVFIPMGLVVGVVGLVQLVRQRRTTDGARTGAPRRRGAPTGAAPDRWSRFKALNDLRSTGALTREEFDALKADLTGGRPGGRRQPATDRVALIRQLADRRASGALSGDEFEAGKRSVLRGERTDSLDR
- a CDS encoding nuclear transport factor 2 family protein, which gives rise to MTTVERFRAAVEAGDLAAFDGLFSPDVRFFSPVKFTPLEGARTVHGLLGVLLRTFEDFRYVGQLAGEVEIGTAGRPVESHVLIFRATVRGRQIHGLDLLQLDDDGLIQEFTVMVRPLSAVTTLSEAVVAGLTADGIAP
- a CDS encoding RNA polymerase sigma factor, which gives rise to MHRWKRVETVDVGSLTDAAVIQRSLRTPESFAVIFDRHAPYIHRYLARRLGAGIADDLVADTFLAAFRRRDRFDTAYPDARPWLYGIATNLVGQHRREEEREYRLRQAYVPALNEASHADRVSTVVTAQSLRHLLFDALAQLSTGDRDVLLLIAWEELTYEEAASALAIPVGTVRSRLHRARKLLRETLGSDPVNTIEEMSRNG
- a CDS encoding LLM class F420-dependent oxidoreductase translates to MKLGYTTGYWSSGPPAGVVEAIAEADRLGFDSVWAAEAYGSDCLTPLAWWGASTSRVRLGTNIMQMSARTPTAAAMAALTLDHLSGGRFILGLGASGPQVVEGWYGQPYPRPLARTREYIDIVRAVLARSGPVQYDGDFHQLPHRGGTGLGKPLKSTVHPLRTDLPIYLAAEGPKNVALAAEIADGWLPLFFSPKADGFYRAALAEGFARPGARRTPDEFEVAATVPIVVDDDVERAADRIRPFVALYVGGMGARSTNFHRDVIARLGYERECDLITEAYLAGDKQAAVAAVPTALVQDIALIGPAAKIKDEMQRWRETVITSLLVSGSPRQLRQIAELVH
- a CDS encoding CU044_5270 family protein, encoding MDDLQLLRQLGAETPPATPETLSPARNRLMAAATPAPTTIRRPTRRSWRGVLGGVAAAGVAAAVTSVLVLAPDQFGGDAPAARADATQVLRSAATAALQVPDATPRADQFIYRRTQDGPSIHESWLSVDGTRDGLVRESAAGKRTETPVPGCRDGRAALVKGGEVLPGRTEPCTPEPAYRPDMPTDATAMRAYLATHGSGEPGSVNAAGKDVMYFAESYLRPASRAALYEAAAAVPGLRTVENVTDGAGRSGIGIAWPSTRGEGDIVLVFDAETYAFLGTSGTSSVQALTVVDKAGQTG
- a CDS encoding PadR family transcriptional regulator, encoding MALRHAVLAALLDGEFSGYQLAKIFDVSLSNFWYAVPQQLYAELAKLEREGLIVGRQVIQRDRPNKRLFTVTDAGLAELAAFTATPSKPSSIREDLLVMVQAVDRLDPGPVIAQLEERAVTAAAKVEIFDQMLRRLRGELDEETFLREGDRIGPYLTCLRGRRFEQENREWCEQTAALLRARAPLPG
- a CDS encoding GlxA family transcriptional regulator, yielding MGTTRRVLVVGYPAAELLDIACVTASLQMANYLRGQAIYGLRLASPGGAAVRTATGLVVNAEIALERARGPLDTLVVSGGIGYVDAMQDERLVAHVRRLGREARRVASVCTGAGVLAAAGLLDGRRAATHWHHAAYLQARFPQVAFDSDPIFISEGDVCTSAGVTAALDLMLAFIEADEGPALARDVSRHLVTYLQRPGNQAQMSIFTAPPAIRHSLVRESVSYISSHLGEDLSAEALARLAGVSQRHLARLFLKEIGLTPARFVRRARVEAAGHLLTRTDLTVEAIAGRCGFGTAEALRQAFLDTYGVSPSHYRATGSTSGGRTGATAPPDGRQGGVSSGSAGPVPRPTRSTRHAPPVAPGDRPGAS
- a CDS encoding SCO6745 family protein, translating into MADSRWQEPAALDPAVVRRAWRVAEPLHAMIYFVPEAHERYAALGVPEPAGYFASRAAALGPVGPGPVVASFFNFNPDLVARVLPAAWERTTPAAVLAARLEAADAALTRALGDAVHGPEMVEAAELLRRAAESAAAHPEGRPLFAAHAALPWPDQPHLILWQAQTMVREFRGDGHVAALVLAELTGLEALVLHAASGEVPVRFLRRTRGWSSAQWADAVERLRGRGLIEGDEPRLSDRGRAQRAWIEAATDRLATSAYTVLGADGCARLAELTRPMSRAVVDAGLLDVDNAVPPRADRVASRST
- a CDS encoding RNA polymerase sigma factor: MTHAEPDERFTALYHAHHSQVYAYAVSRAGRKLADDVVGETFLVAWRRWDAVPAVPLPWLLGVARNVIRERYRDDIRQASLATELRAWVVEADADIADSVAERAAMLAALAGLAEDDREVLTLTAWQGLSAKAAARVVGCSTATFFVRLHRARRRLEQAMSDAVGVDRHRPVRLPDQEYAR